GGGAGTATAGTTTTTGTTACAGAGAAACGTTATTGTGATttgtccaaaaaagaaaacgttTTTGTGAAGGAATGTCGTTGTATGTATTATCTCAAGGACAAATGATTTATCTTTATTGTTAagattattttgtaataagttaaTGTGGTTTTTTCTGTTTGAAGTATACCTACTGTATCTACCGTaagtttatttcaaaaaaaattccatactattaagaacttttgttttctaaatatttgtttccttttttagatttttaaaaatatcgaatttaaactattttctttaattattctttgtcaatcatatataattacaaaacaGAGACAAGATTAAAAAGCAACACATTGAGATGAATATGGAACATGAAAAACTTACACGTAACAAATGATGATGTATTCTTTATTCTACAGCCAGTTTGTAAGTGTACTCATCTTAATGTAAAAACAGAATCagcctaaaaaaacaaattcgtaTTAGAGTTTAGTAAACTTTAAAACCCGTAATTAGTTTAAACTTAAAATTGATTTCATTACTTATCTTTGATATCGTAGTCCTCAACTGTTTCATATCCTGACAAGGTCAATAAAACCCAGATTTAAAAAGAAGAACTGACAAGTATACAATgtaattttataagattttaataaaaagaatatgaagCAAACTTATTTCTAAAGGATCAACAAGTCTCATACCGGATTTACACTGGAAAAATTCCACGTCAAAGCAATATTCAAACGAAATGCATCAATTAGATtacaaatcaaataacaaattaaactgTTGGTTTGATTAGAGAAATATATCCAACTATTAACTTACTAGTTCAATCGATTTCCAATAACATCAAAAAGCAGTTATTGTAGTGGTGGATCTGAGTTTGCCCTAGGGAAAACGGTTGACCTGTTTGATGAATTAACAACAACTCTGTTTAGAAAGctacttttttgaaaaaaataagaaattaaaatcttcaaaaaccacaaaaaccaggTTTAAAACAATCTATAAGAATACAGATCTCACATCGAAAATCAATTAAAACGATAGACAAAAAGTAATTGAAAAGGCAAATAACAAATTCAATTGTTAAACGAAATTGAAACAACAGTTCCAACTGTTAACTTACCTGTTCAGACAATCAGTACTCTAACTACGAAAAAGATATTGAAGAAGTATCCggattttagaaaaaaaggGAATATCGATTTAGATTCAGCTGTAATCGTATATGCTTCGTTGAGAATAAGAGTCGAAGAGGAGTGGAGAAGAAGACCCAATTTTGTATGTCTTTTCGTTTCCTTTTcgttctcttattttttttttcacaaaacacCTAATGACATTTCATGGATATTACGGCCCAATTAAAGTGAAATCATATACAGGCTCATTAACATTTTGTGGGTAATTATTTACAAACTGACCCAATAGGCCAATACTAACACTAATaccattattttataaaaattacaactaaacttaaaaaaaacctgtaacaattataatttttaaactagatgaatcatatataaattaacaagaTGAAAAAagtcaattatttttttaatatttatattataacatatgatatataaatataattatatttgtgtttgtgttactCCATACAGAATGTCGAAAGTTCCTGTTTTTGCCTAAATGTCGTTTCTAATCGGAAATAAAAAAAGTGTCTCATGCAACAGGAATTTAGGAAAGAGTATATGACACAATTGGATGAGACATGACGAAACGGAAAAGGAATTACGTCCACCCttaaatatttggatttttctaaaatatgatTTAGATAATCGAACAAGATATTTTGATGATAGAGCTTTAATCGAGTTTTCGGATTGGATTCGGATTCGCGCCCAAGATTATCGGGTGAATCATATCAATTTGCTCGAatcgatttttgttttggacaCACATCTTTGTGTTTGtcgtttcatctttttcttttgttttttttcccagTACATATAAATTGTTAATGAATATTGGATCCAATAATGACCCAACTTTTTACAACAAACGAACCATATCTCCAAAATAAATTTGGACTTCAATATTAATGGCCAATTACGCTTGCCATGATATTTTAACATATAGACTTACATAATCTTTAATTTTATGATAAACTACAATATAAAAGTTtctaaacatttaaaaaaaatgtatatgtgcGGGTCGATCactagttttaaatttaaaacaaaacaaacagaaatatgttgttttattttgtgtatataaaaactaatagagaaagtaaaataaattacatatagCAAAACAATGAAcagaaatattaaaataaataataataataataatgagatttcaacaattaaaagaaaaagaaaaagcaatatAAAGCtaatgtccaaaaaaaaaacaaaaaaaaactatgtaaagaaaatcacattttaaacccTTTAAGTGTTGATGATGGGTACCACTTCACCAAATTAATTTCACTAAAAGCATTTTTATCGGTAGGTTTGTTATTTTGGGATTCTTACATTTTTTAGTAGTAAAAAgtgtactttttaaaaatatccaaactatagttttttttttacaccgCCTACAAAAACCATCATGACCGTCACAgaataaatatgataaatattgttttttttgggaatgGAAGTGACAAAAACATAAAGAGAGGATATTCTCGTCGCAAGTTCAATGACcaagatttaatttaatttagtttaatgCTTCggttttaatttgtgtttcttttcaaaaaatgacaattattattttacttgtAATTAATTCTATATAAGTGttatttattacaattaaattaatttttgaatatttttattaaaaattaaccaaattagaaaattctctcaataaatttataagttatcGATAAAATAACTTCTAtaagttttgagatttttaaagTTCCAACATTATTACTTTATGGAGGTTTTACAGTAGATGTAAGgatgtaaaataaatttcttCCCAATCTAGTCTAAAATCTAATTCTTATTTATCAACTCAAACCTACACatctaataatttattttaattgtaaaatctaaattttaattcttatttgtCAACTCAAACCgacaaaattttttatttaattataaaatctaaactctaccCTCTCCCTTTAAGTTATAAACCCAAACATAAaccataattttcttataaatccAAACTCACATatcatcctactatattaattgagaagtacaaatatgaaactaaatttaaaatgtgtaaaaaattacattcaattgccattagaaattttttattaaggttaattaattaactaaataaatataattaattaaaaataaaaaacgctgagagatcaaaaataaataaaaatttagaaaagtaaaacaaatctattcaaatcaaaactaacttgtactagaaaaaaaaattaacagctaagattttaaaaaaatacaaataattattatttaaaaaattattatctctctctaataaaattatggacgaaaattactaaatattttttaaaaaatataaaccaatcagaatttcaaaaaactatgattttatatccaagtagacaataaaattatttttaataactagatttcaaagattttattaagattttaaattatgattctcctatcatctttattttattttatttacaaattgtttagaattttcacataatacttataattagtaaatattcagaattttttctgcatatgttgtgatttaaatttttaaaaatgaagatatattactcttttttttaatgtaaaacatatattactcaatttatgtaaaaatgattgttttaattttcacattggcgggttggtaaaactaactttatatagttgataaattaataaattttatttgctcacaattatcatattaaaattactacttcaaatttcacaaaatattgatgcaaatacaacaaacaaacaatataaaactgtaatacacataaaaagtaaaatattataagattctaaaataattcgtattaaaaacacatatagatttatagaataattaaaaataaatattatctcaaacaaaataatttttaaaaaaatatataacaatagtttttattattatattatatattttttttttaaatatggaCCGTGCTTTAAGCATGGAATATAACCTAGtatcatttaattgtaaattataaatttctatttataaacCTTAACCAACATATAACCTTctaaatcaaaacttaataatattttatatgatgtaCTAACCCCTGTGACCAGCGTACATCCGCCAATGCATACAACACGAATGTGTGTCGGATATAAAACCAGACCTAATGCATGTTTTGATGATGAAAAATCTATTAACATATTGAAAATTTAGACAAGCCAAAAGACATTACAATATGTGAGAGAACCCTAATTAAAGAAATGAAGAATCTGACAACTTAATAAAAATGGAAAGCCAAAGccaatatcttttaaaaacacTAGTGATCTAAAGTTGTACCACCAGAATTATCAGCAACAACACCACCTTCCTCAGCTTCCTGCAACGCCATCTTCTCCTTCAACGTCGCCTTAGCTGTATCATACGTCGCGTGCAACCCAAACAAGACGTAATATACAAGCAGAATACCTGTCCAGATTGCAAACCTAATGAAAGATTTGACATCGATCGAACCaagaagaaatatattaatagcGATCGAAGCTGAAGGCAACCACGGGACCAAAGGAACACCCCAAACTTTCGGGGCCCTAGCTTGCGGTACAAGAAATTTCATCCCAACTGTAGACAAAAACCATATCGGAGCCGAAACGCAATATCCAATCCAATCTTCTTTTCCCAAGGCCCAATATACAGCAGTCGCGGTTGAGGACGCAAAAATCAAACCTAAGAACACTAAAAACTTGTTACGGTCACGAGAAGATGTTTCTCCGGTGACGTAATATCTTCTGACGAGAAGAGCCACAGCAACGAACATGAAGATGAAAAGTGTCGAAACAGACAAGAGATCGGCTAAAATTCTCAGTTTTGTGAAGAAGGCTATGAGAGCTGTCGCTGCGAGCATTACCACGGTAGCGTTAATCGGTGTTCCGGTCTTTGCGTTGACTTGAGCTAGCCATGGAGGCAACATATGGGTCCGGGCAATGTGCGTCATGTACCTAGCTTGACCAATGGCTCCAACTAACAAAACCGTCGTCATACCTACACATTTCAACGATTAGTTTGGATGTGGCACATAAACCAAGTTTTGTTTGCTTAAGATAATGCTTAGGATTGTGAGTTTAGTTAgaatatacaaaaatcaaatgtaaacaTATACACAAACGCAACATTTTAATCAAGGCCAAAATTGTTGTTATATACCTTTAAGGGCACCAAACGCGACAATGTACTTAGCCCAATCCCATCCAACATCCGAAAAAGCAACCGAGAATGGCGCATCCGGATCAATCTGGCTATACGGTTGCATGAGACACAACGCAACCGCCATGAGACAATAACAAACCGTGGTAACCACCATCGATCCAACAAGACCAATAGGAATATCTCTCCCTGGATTTTTGGTCTCCTCAGCCATCGTCGAAACAGCATCAAATCCAATATAGGCAAAGAAAAGAACCGCCGCGGATTTAAACACTCCTCTAACGCCATACGGAGTGAAATCGCTGTAGTTTTTTAGGTTGGCTTTAGTAAATCCCGCGATAACAACAAAGAGAATCACGACCATGTGGATTATAGAAGCGATGTAATTAAATCTTGAGGATCCTTTTGTGCCAAGGACTGCTAAAACGCAAATGATCACGCAAACTCCGACGGCGATTGGATCTAAGTGGCTATAGTCTTCGCCAAGACGGGGAACTATGACGCGGAAGTCGTCAGGTTTATGGTTCAAAAGAGTGGCGAAGTAAGAGGTCCATGATCGAGCCACGGCAGCTCCGCCGACTACGTATTCGAGGATTATGTTTCCGGCGGCGATGAATGCCATGAAGTCCCCTAGCTCCACTCTTAAGTAAGCGAAAGAACCGCCTAAATATACATTTGACGAATATGTAACGTCGGTAGTAAATACGTTAGTGtgtacttaaatattttttggttattcttTAACTATAAACCAGTATATagacagaacaaaaaaacaaattttaaactgTTGTAATGAATGtggaaataatataatatatttgtgtgtatgtTAAGTCTTACTAGGAGACCTCGGCCAGAATTAAAATTGTGATAAAAGTTGATATATTACCgaccaaaaattattattacttttaaagcCAAAACGAAAATCTAATTACATGGCGACAAATTTGCCCCCTTTTGTGAACAATATATGTTAGCTTAGACTTCATTAGTTATTTTTAGAGAATgtctaaaatgtttttttaataattaattttaattatagatATCTCTAAATGTGTAAAAGTGTTTCTAACTAGACACTTAAAAACATTTTTGCAAACACTAAAGACACTTATAATTATAgagtattaaattaattataaaaagaatgTTTAAACATTCACCAAAAATAAGCAATAAAATGGTCTTAACTATCAACNcataatacttataattagtaaatattcagaattttttctgcatatgttgtgatttaaatttttaaaaatgaagatatattactcttttttttaatgtaaaacatatattactcaatttatgtaaaaatgattgttttaattttcacattggcgggttggtaaaactaactttatatagttgataaattaataaattttatttgctcacaattatcatattaaaattactacttcaaatttcacaaaatattgatgcaaatacaacaaacaaacaatataaaactgtaatacacataaaaagtaaaatattataagattctaaaataattcgtattaaaaacacatatagatttatagaataattaaaaataaatattatctcaaacaaaataatttttaaaaaaatatataacaatagtttttattattatattatatattttttttttaaatatggaCCGTGCTTTAAGCATGGAATATAACCTAGtatcatttaattgtaaattataaatttctatttataaacCTTAACCAACATATAACCTTctaaatcaaaacttaataatattttatatgatgtaCTAACCCCTGTGACCAGCGTACATCCGCCAATGCATACAACACGAATGTGTGTCGGATATAAAACCAGACCTAATGCATGTTTTGATGATGAAAAATCTATTAACATATTGAAAATTTAGACAAGCCAAAAGACATTACAATATGTGAGAGAACCCTAATTAAAGAAATGAAGAATCTGACAACTTAATAAAAATGGAAAGCCAAAGccaatatcttttaaaaacacTAGTGATCTAAAGTTGTACCACCAGAATTATCAGCAACAACACCACCTTCCTCAGCTTCCTGCAACGCCATCTTCTCCTTCAACGTCGCCTTAGCTGTATCATACGTCGCGTGCAACCCAAACAAGACGTAATATACAAGCAGAATACCTGTCCAGATTGCAAACCTAATGAAAGATTTGACATCGATCGAACCaagaagaaatatattaatagcGATCGAAGCTGAAGGCAACCACGGGACCAAAGGAACACCCCAAACTTTCGGGGCCCTAGCTTGCGGTACAAGAAATTTCATCCCAACTGTAGACAAAAACCATATCGGAGCCGAAACGCAATATCCAATCCAATCTTCTTTTCCCAAGGCCCAATATACAGCAGTCGCGGTTGAGGACGCAAAAATCAAACCTAAGAACACTAAAAACTTGTTACGGTCACGAGAAGATGTTTCTCCGGTGACGTAATATCTTCTGACGAGAAGAGCCACAGCAACGAACATGAAGATGAAAAGTGTCGAAACAGACAAGAGATCGGCTAAAATTCTCAGTTTTGTGAAGAAGGCTATGAGAGCTGTCGCTGCGAGCATTACCACGGTAGCGTTAATCGGTGTTCCGGTCTTTGCGTTGACTTGAGCTAGCCATGGAGGCAACATATGGGTCCGGGCAATGTGCGTCATGTACCTAGCTTGACCAATGGCTCCAACTAACAAAACCGTCGTCATACCTACACATTTCAACGATTAGTTTGGATGTGGCACATAAACCAAGTTTTGTTTGCTTAAGATAATGCTTAGGATTGTGAGTTTAGTTAgaatatacaaaaatcaaatgtaaacaTATACACAAACGCAACATTTTAATCAAGGCCAAAATTGTTGTTATATACCTTTAAGGGCACCAAACGCGACAATGTACTTAGCCCAATCCCATCCAACATCCGAAAAAGCAACCGAGAATGGCGCATCCGGATCAATCTGGCTATACGGTTGCATGAGACACAACGCAACCGCCATGAGACAATAACAAACCGTGGTAACCACCATCGATCCAACAAGACCAATAGGAATATCTCTCCCTGGATTTTTGGTCTCCTCAGCCATCGTCGAAACAGCATCAAATCCAATATAGGCAAAGAAAAGAACCGCCGCGGATTTAAACACTCCTCTAACGCCATACGGAGTGAAATCGCTGTAGTTTTTTAGGTTGGCTTTAGTAAATCCCGCGATAACAACAAAGAGAATCACGACCATGTGGATTATAGAAGCGATGTAATTAAATCTTGAGGATCCTTTTGTGCCAAGGACTGCTAAAACGCAAATGATCACGCAAACTCCGACGGCGATTGGATCTAAGTGGCTATAGTCTTCGCCAAGACGGGGAACTATGACGCGGAAGTCGTCAGGTTTATGGTTCAAAAGAGTGGCGAAGTAAGAGGTCCATGATCGAGCCACGGCAGCTCCGCCGACTACGTATTCGAGGATTATGTTTCCGGCGGCGATGAATGCCATGAAGTCCCCTAGCTCCACTCTTAAGTAAGCGAAAGAACCGCCTAAATATACATTTGACGAATATGTAACGTCGGTAGTAAATACGTTAGTGtgtacttaaatattttttggttattcttTAACTATAAACCAGTATATagacagaacaaaaaaacaaattttaaactgTTGTAATGAATGtggaaataatataatatatttgtgtgtatgtTAAGTCTTACTAGGAGACCTCGGCCAGAATTAAAATTGTGATAAAAGTTGATATATTACCgaccaaaaattattattacttttaaagcCAAAACGAAAATCTAATTACATGGCGACAAATTTGCCCCCTTTTGTGAACAATATATGTTAGCTTAGACTTCATTAGTTATTTTTAGAGAATgtctaaaatgtttttttaataattaattttaattatagatATCTCTAAATGTGTAAAAGTGTTTCTAACTAGACACTTAAAAACATTTTTGCAAACACTAAAGACACTTATAATTATAgagtattaaattaattataaaaagaatgTTTAAACATTCACCAAAAATAAGCAATAAAATGGTCTTAACTATcaactaaaatataataatcaatCATCCGATTGgacaattttgtgatttttttgtcaacaagaagataaatatttttggctactatatatcaaatttataataGTAAGATTATACGATAGACAGATAAGTGCAGCATGTGTATGTGAAATTGTGAACGACCCTCTGAAGTCAACTAATTAATTGACCCCGGAGATTCCGTCAGGCCACGATAGTTGAAAACTCAATACAGGATAATATACAGTTTATGTTCTATAAAGAATACAAGCAATGGTAGGTGCGAGCATGTCCTTATCATCTAAAAGTTTGTACCTATTTTATTACAGTAAGACAAACGAAACAACGTAACTACTATATTCCTATGCGTTTAAAAGTATTAAAGAGCATAGTGTATGGTTGACTCTATGTACATAAATAGTAT
The sequence above is a segment of the Camelina sativa cultivar DH55 chromosome 10, Cs, whole genome shotgun sequence genome. Coding sequences within it:
- the LOC104718223 gene encoding cationic amino acid transporter 1: MASEQGGDAGLRRRGCSCTKDDFLPEESFQSMGNYFKALKETPSRFLDRITTRSLDTDEINEIKARSGHEMKKTLTWWDLMWFGIGAVIGSGIFVLTGLEAREYSGPAVVLSYAVSGVSAMLSVFCYTEFAVEIPVAGGSFAYLRVELGDFMAFIAAGNIILEYVVGGAAVARSWTSYFATLLNHKPDDFRVIVPRLGEDYSHLDPIAVGVCVIICVLAVLGTKGSSRFNYIASIIHMVVILFVVIAGFTKANLKNYSDFTPYGVRGVFKSAAVLFFAYIGFDAVSTMAEETKNPGRDIPIGLVGSMVVTTVCYCLMAVALCLMQPYSQIDPDAPFSVAFSDVGWDWAKYIVAFGALKGMTTVLLVGAIGQARYMTHIARTHMLPPWLAQVNAKTGTPINATVVMLAATALIAFFTKLRILADLLSVSTLFIFMFVAVALLVRRYYVTGETSSRDRNKFLVFLGLIFASSTATAVYWALGKEDWIGYCVSAPIWFLSTVGMKFLVPQARAPKVWGVPLVPWLPSASIAINIFLLGSIDVKSFIRFAIWTGILLVYYVLFGLHATYDTAKATLKEKMALQEAEEGGVVADNSGGTTLDH
- the LOC104720217 gene encoding cationic amino acid transporter 1-like; translated protein: MAFIAAGNIILEYVVGGAAVARSWTSYFATLLNHKPDDFRVIVPRLGEDYSHLDPIAVGVCVIICVLAVLGTKGSSRFNYIASIIHMVVILFVVIAGFTKANLKNYSDFTPYGVRGVFKSAAVLFFAYIGFDAVSTMAEETKNPGRDIPIGLVGSMVVTTVCYCLMAVALCLMQPYSQIDPDAPFSVAFSDVGWDWAKYIVAFGALKGMTTVLLVGAIGQARYMTHIARTHMLPPWLAQVNAKTGTPINATVVMLAATALIAFFTKLRILADLLSVSTLFIFMFVAVALLVRRYYVTGETSSRDRNKFLVFLGLIFASSTATAVYWALGKEDWIGYCVSAPIWFLSTVGMKFLVPQARAPKVWGVPLVPWLPSASIAINIFLLGSIDVKSFIRFAIWTGILLVYYVLFGLHATYDTAKATLKEKMALQEAEEGGVVADNSGGTTLDH